The genomic window CCGCCCACGCGCTGAGCATCTTCGGCGACCACTCGGATGTGATGTCCTGCCGCATGACCGGCTTCGCCATGCTCTCCTCCGAGAGCGTCCAGCAGGCCCATGACTTCGCCGCCATCTGCCATGCGGCCACCCTGCGCAGCCGGGTGCCCATCCTGCACTTCTTCGACGGCTTCCGCACCAGCCACGAGGTCGCCAAGATCGAGATCCTCAACGACGAGGACCTCCGCCACATGGTGCCCGACGAGCTGGTGGCCAAGTTCCGCAAGCACGCCCTGACGCCCGATCACCCGGTGATCCGCGGCACCGCCCAGAACCCCGACACCTTCTTCCAGGCTCGCGAGGCCTGCACCCCCTACTACAAGGCCTTCCCGGCCATCATGCAGCAGGAGATGGACCGCTTCGGCGCCCTGACCGGCCGCAACTACCGCCTCTACGACTACTACGGCCACCCCGAGGCCGAGCGCGTGGTGGTCATCATGGGCTCCGGCTGCGATGTCACCCACGAGTATGTGGAGTGGGCCGCCAAGCAGGGCGAGAAGGTGGGTGTCCTCAAGGTCCGCCTCTTCAGGCCCTTCGCCATCGAGGAATTCGTCCGCGCCCTCCCCGCCTCCGTGAAGAAGATCGCCGTCATGGACCGCTGCAAGGAGCCCGGGTGCCCCGGCGATCCCATGCACATGGATGTGATCTCCGCCCTGCGCGAAGGCCGCGAGGAAGGCCACACCACCCTCGACCCCATCGTCGTGGGCGGCCGCTACGGCCTGTCCTCCAAGGAATTCACCCCCGCCATGGTCAAGGCCATCTACGACAACCTGGCCAAGGACAAGCCGAAGAACCACTTCACCATCGGCATCATGGATGACATCAGCCACAGCTCGCTGACCTACGACGCCAGCTTCGATGTGGAACCTGCCGATGTGACCCGCGCCCTCTTCTATGGCCTCGGCGCTGACGGCACCGTGGGCGCCAACAAGAACTCCATCAAGATCATCGCGGAAGAGACGGACAACTACGGCCAGGGCTACTTCGTCTACGACTCCAAGAAGTCCGGCGCCATCACCATCAGCCACCTGCGCTTCGGACCCCGGCCCATCAAGAGCGCCTACCTGGTGACCAAGGCGAACTTCATCGCCTGCCACCAGACCAGCTTCCTCGAGAAATACGAGATGCTCGAGACCGCCGTGAAGGGCGCCACCTTCCTGCTGAACACGCCCCACAACAGCGAGACGGTGTGGGACACCCTGCCCAAGGAAGTGCAGGAGGCCATCGTCGAGAAGCAGCTCAAGTTCTATGTGATCGACGCCTACGAAGTGGCCAAGAACACCGGCATGGGCGTGCGCATCAACACCATCATGCAGACCTGCTTCTTCGCCATCTCCGGTGTGCTGCCTCGCGAGGAGGCCATCGCCCAGATCAAGAAGGCCATCAAGAAGACCTACGGCAAGAAGGGCGACGCCATCGTCCAGAAGAACTTCGTGGCCGTGGATGAAACCCTGGCCCACCTCCATGAAGTGAAGGTGCCCGCCACGGTCTCCTCCACCCGCGTGCGGCCCCCCGCGGTGGCTGCCGAGGCTCCGGACTTCGTCCAGCGCGTCACGGCCGTGATGATGGAGGGCAAGGGCGACCTGCTGCCCGTCAGCGCCTTCCCGATCGACGGCACCTGGCCCATGGCCACCACCAAGTGGGAGAAGCGCAACATCGCGCTGGAGATCCCCGAGTGGGATGCCGCCCTCTGCATCCAGTGCAACAAGTGCGCGATGGTCTGCCCCCACGCCGCCATCCGCGCCAAGGTCTACGATCCCGCGGCCCTGGCCGGCGCCCCTGAGACCTTCAAGGGCGTGGACTACAAGGGCCCCGAGTTCAAGGGCCAGAAGTACACCATCCAGGTGGCCCCCGAGGACTGCACGGGCTGCACCCTTTGCGTGGAAGTCTGCCCCGCCAAGGACAAGAGCAACCCCAAGCACAAGGCCATCGACATGGTCGCCCAGGCCCCGCTCCGCGAAGCCGAGGCCGCCAACTTCTCGTTCTTCCTCGACCTGCCCGAAGCTGATCGCACCAAGGTGAAGCTCGATGTGAAGGGCACGCAGTTCCTCGAGCCGCTCTTCGAATTCAGCGGCGCCTGCTCGGGCTGCGGCGAGACCCCCTACATCAAGCTGCTCACCCAGCTCTTCGGCGACCGCACGCTGATCGCCAATGCCACGGGCTGCTCCAGCATCTACGGCGGCAACCTGCCCACCACCCCCTACGCCGTGAACAAGGATGGCCGCGGTCCCGCCTGGGCCAACAGCCTCTTCGAAGACAACGCGGAGTTCGGCCTGGGCATGCGTCTCTCCGTGGACAAGCACCAGGAGTTCGCCCTCGAGCTGATGCACCGCCTCGTCGCCAAGCTCGGTGATGAACTCATCACCGGCATCGCCACCGCCGACCAGAGCACCGAAGCCGGCATCAAGGCCCAGCGCGAGCGGGTCGAGATCCTCAAGCAGAAGCTGACCGGGCTCAACGAGCCCGAAGCGAAGATGCTCTATGACCTGGCCGACTACCTGGTCAACAAGAGCGTCTGGATCGTGGGTGGCGACGGCTGGGCCTACGACATCGGCTACGGCGGCCTCGATCATGTGCTCGCCTCTGGCCGCAATGTGAATGTGCTGGTGCTTGATACCGAGGTCTACTCCAACACCGGTGGCCAGGCTTCCAAGTCCACGCCCATGGGCGCCGGCGCCAAGTTCGCCATGGCCGGCAAGAGCATGCCCAAGAAGGACCTGAGCATGATCGCCATGAGCTACGGCGGCATCTATGTGGCCAAGGTCGCCTTCGGCTTCCGCGACGCGCAGACGGTGAAGGCCTTCCAGGAAGCCGAGTCCTACAACGGCCCCAGCCTCATCCTGGCCTACAGCCACTGCATCGCCCACGGCTACGACCTGGCCCACGGCTGCGACCAGCAAAAGCTGGCCGTGGACTCCGGTCACTGGCCGCTCTTCCGCTTCGACCCCCGCCGCCTGGAAAAGGGTGAGGCGCCGCTGCAGATGGATTCCGGCGCGCCCAAGGTGCCCATGCTCCAGTATGTTCGCAACGAGACGCGCTACCGCATGATCGAGCAGCAGAACCCCGAGCACTTCCAGAAGCTCATGGCCCAGGCCCAGCTCGACACCACCAACCGCTACTCCGTCTACGAACAGCTCGCCAAGCTGTCCGTCACGGCCAAGGAAAGCTGAGGGAGACGACATGAACCTCTCGACCACCTACCTCGGCCTCAAGCTGGCCCATCCGTTGATGGCGGGCGCCTCGCCCCTGGTCGATGACATGGGCATGGTCAAGCGCCTCGAAGATGCCGGCGCCTCCGCCATCGTCATGCACTCGCTCTTCGAGGAGCAGATCACCCGCGAAGAGCAGGGCATGATCATGGACATGGAGCTGAGCTCCAATTCCAGCGCGGAAGCCATCTCCTTCTTCCCCCAGCCTGATGAGTTCCGCCTCGGCCCTGAGAAGTACCTCGAGCAGCTTCGTCGCATCAAGCAGGCCGTGGCCGTGCCCGTCATCGCCTCCCTGAACGGCACCACTCCGGCCGGCTGGCTGCACTATGGCCAGCTCATGGAACAGGCCGGCGCGGACGCCCTCGAACTGAATGTCTACTACCTGGCCACGGATCCCACGGAAACCGCCGCCGCCGTGGAAAAGCGCACCCTCGACGCCGTGCGCGCCGTGAAGGCGCAGGTGAAGATCCCCGTCGCCGTGAAGCTCTCGCCCTTCTTCTCCTCCCTGGCGCACTTCGCCGGGGAGCTGGAGACGGCTGGCGCCGATGGCCTGGTGCTCTTCAACCGCTTCTTCCAGCCCGACATCAATGTGGAGGAGCTGACCGCCGAGCCCAGCCTGCAGCTGTCCGGGCCCGAGGACCTGCTGCTCCGCCTGCGCTGGCTGGCCGTGCTGCATCACCACATGAAGGGCAGCCTCGCCGTCTCCGGCGGCGTCCACGACGGCATCGGAGCCCTCAAGGCCGTGATGGCTGGCGCCGACGCCGTGCAGATGGTATCCGCCCTCCTGATCCACGGCCCCGAGCGCCTGGCCCAGTCCCGCGCCACCCTGGCCGAGTGGCTGGAGGAGCATGAGTACGAGTCCCTGGCCCAGGCCCGCGGCAGCATGAGCCTTCAGAAGTGCCCGAACGCCCAGGCCTTCACCCGCGCGAACTACATGCGCATCCTGAACGGCTGGAGGGCCTGAAACCCTGTTTTTCCAACGAGACCCCCGGCTCTCCGGGGGTCTCGCGCATTGTGAAAGAAAGTACACTCTTTGCTGTGATTGACCTAAAGATCGTCTATCATTCAGAATCGACAACCGCCCATAACCTGCGCAGGTGACCATGCTTCCTCTGTCCCAGTCCTCCGGTTACGCCGTTCTGGCCATGAGCTGCCTTGAGGATCCCGGCGGCAAGCCGACGCTGGTGGTGGATGTGGCGGCCCGCACGGGCTTCCCCCGCCCCTACCTCTCGAAGATGATCCACAAGCTCGCCAAGGTGGGCCTGGTGATGGCCAAGCGCGGCAACAAGGGCGGCGTGGTGCTGGCCCTGCCGGCCAAGGAGATCACCCTCGATCTCATTGCCGAGGCCGTCGACGGTTCCGAATGGCGGAACAAGTGCCTGCTGGGCTTCTCGGAGTGCACCGACGAGCGCGCCTGCCCCGCCCACACCTTCTGGAAGTCCGAGCGCGATCACATCCACCGCTGCCTGAAAGACATCTCCCTCGAGGAGATCCGCACCTTCGAGCAGCAGAGCCGCACCTGGCGCCTGGCGGATGCCCTGCCCGAGAAGAAGCTCAAGCCCAAGCCCAAGAAGGCCACCAAGCCCGCCGGCGCCAAGCCTGCCGCCGCGGCCCGCAAGCCGGCCGCGCCGAAGAAGGCCGCCCCCAAGAAGGCCTAGCCCACCTTTTGAGAGCGCCTGCCAAAACCCGGCCGTCTGGGTTTTGGCAGGCGCTCTCGATTCCCGTCGACGGGCTTGGGTGGAACGATCAGTTGAGCCCGTGGTCCGCCCGGAATCGCTCGACGCCCGGGTCCTGGTGGCGGGCCATGTCCGCCAGCGTGACGCCCCTCAGGCGGGCCAGGATCATGTCCAGCGTCTCTCCCCAGAATTCATGGAGGACGCAGGGCGTCTCGTCCGAGCAGCCGGCCAGCCCCACCAGGCAGCGGTTCCGCCAGGTCACGCCATCGATGGCCTCTGACAGATCCTCCAGGGTGATTTCCGTCGCCGGCTTGGCCAGCACCACCCCCCCGTGGTGCCCCCGCCGCGCGGTCACCAGTCCCTTCTTCGCCAGCTTGTGAACCAGCTTGGACAGATAGGAGCGCGGGATCCCCGTGTAATCGGCCACCGACTCCACCAGGACCGGCTGCCCACCCGGCTCCTGAAGACAGCGCATGGCGCGCAGCGCGTAACCAGTGGTTTGGGATAAGGGCAACACGCGCGCCTCCTGTACTCAGGGTTTCACAGTGGCCTTCTTCAATGAGGATCAGTCGGTAATCTAACGAGTCAACCACCCTTGTGATCTTCGTCACGGATGTCTCGGGGAGGAAAAAAACGGGGCCCTGAAGCAGGGCCCCGAAACAGCCAGATCAAGTGAGCCTCAGGCCCCTCCACCCGTGAGGGCGCGGTTCTTTCGGAAGGACCAGATGCCCCAGGCCAGGAAGGCGGCCTCGGCGAGGGCCACCAGCACCATCCACATCACCACCGGCGAATCGCCCATGCCGTAGGAGTGCATGCCCGTGGCCAGGACGAAGTTCACACCCAGGTAGGTCATCACGATGGTCTGGAAGGCCAGGATGCTGACCACCGCCACGCCGAACTTCCCGAGCATCCGGTCGATCTTGGCGTGCAGGATGGCCATGTAGGCCAGGAAGGCGACCAGGGACCAGACTTCCTTGGGGTCCCATCCCCAGTAGCGCCCCCACGACGAGGCGGCCCACATGGAGCCCGTGATGATGCCGGCGATGAGGAAGATGGAGCCCACGAACATGTACCAGTAGAGGAGGTCGTACATCCGGTCGGCGAGTTCCGTCCGGCGCGGGGCGAAGGCGGTCACACCGATCTGCATGTGGGCCACGGCGAGGCCCAGCGCCAGGATGGCGTAGCCCACCATGATGATGGGCACATGGATGGCCAACCAGGGCGTGCCGGCGAGCACCGGCGCGATGGGGTGGATGAAGCGGTCGATGGGCAGCAGGTCGGTGAGCGCCATGGTCAGTGCGGCCATGACCGCCGCGTTCAGGACCACCAGGCGGTTCCGCAGCAGCGCATAGGCGATGACCGCGAACAATCCCACGCCCCAGGCGAGGAAGAGCATGGATTCATACATGTTCGCCGCGGGGATCCGGCCGCCGACATTCCAGCGCAGGAGGATGCCCCAGGTCATCATGGCGAAGCCGCCGATCAGCAATCCGAAGGCCACCCGGTCCAGCATCGGGTTCTGCCGCTTCCAGGCCACGATGGACGCGGCCAGGGAGGCCAGCAGGATGATCCAGGACAGACGGACGGGGTTCAGCCGGTTGTAGAAGATCTCGCGATCGATCGCCTCCACCGAAGGCCAGCCTTCCTGGCGGGGTCCCTGCATCAGGCGCTCCATGCCCTCGGGCGTCGGCTCGGGAATGGCCCGCCAGCGGGCCTTGGGATCCACGGAGACGGGGAGCGGCCGCACCGCTTGGTTGAGCCCGATGGACTGCATGGCGAGCAGGCGCTGTTCGAGCTTCTGCGCGTCTTGCAGCAGGCCCTGGAGCGGCCTCCGCTCCGCCTCGGCCTGATGGGCGGCCTGCAGCAGCCCCACCAGCTTCGGGTTGCGGACGAACTGCACGAAGGAGGCATGGGTGGTGGAGGCCGGGAAATCCAGGGCCTTGGCCAGGGCATCCGACCCCACCAGGACCATTGGCGATTCGGCACCCACATTGGGATTGAAGAGCCACACCGAGACCGTCGCCACGGGATCCTCCCCCTTCCAGGAAGAGGCTCCCGTCACGGTCCACACCATCTCCCGCGCCAGGGTGTCGAAGGGCATGACGCGGCCATCATGCTGCACCGGCAGGCGTCGCAGAGACTCCGTGGCCGGGGCGGCCTGGGCGCTGAGCGCACCGCCGAGCAACGCCAGCGCCAACAGCGCCGTCCGGCCCGCTCCCGGCGCCGTGGGCTTCGCCAGGGCACCATTCCGGCTCTGGGAGGCGCGCGTGGCCAGTACGATGATCATGCCCAGGATGAGGGTGATGAACCCGGTGAAGACGATGGACTGACCCGGATCCTTGGACACCGCGAGCACAGTCGCCTCGCGGCCGGCCATCTGCTGGTAGCTCGACTGGAAGAGCGCGTAGCCCCGGTGGTGGAGCTCGTTGTTCATCCAGATCTTGGCCGGAAAGGTCTTGCCGGTCTCATGATCCGTGATCTGGACCTGGCTGGAGAATCCGGCCGGCCGCATGGTGCCCGGGTAGGTGTCCAGCACGAAGTCGTCCAGCTTGACCGTGAACGGAAGCTGGTGGCGGACCACCGTCTCGCTCTCCTGGTGCTGTCCGTTCGCGTGGATGTGCTGTTCGATGACCGAGGCGCTCTCCCCTTCCCAGAGGCTGAGGTTACCTTCGATCTTGAAGAAATATGTGACGGCCGAACCCGCGAAGATCAGCAGCAGCGAGGCGTGGACCACCACGAAGCCGATGCGCTTCTTCGTCCACGGGAACAGGTCGGCGATGGACAGGGCCAGGTTGAGGGCGAACAGCCCCTGCAGCCCCAGGAACCACCACGCGTAATAGACCAGGCGGCCGGCCGTTTCCGCGCCGGTGCGGGTCTCGACGATGGTCCCCACGGACAGGCCGACCAGCAGCAGGATGAGCAGGATGACCGCCAGCTTCAGGGAAGCGAGAAACGCGAACAGTTTTTTCATGGATCCGATCCTGGTTAAGGAAGGAGGGTTCGACTGAGTGGCTAGCGGATCGCGCCTGACTGCTTGGCGACGACCTTGTCCTTGATCCGCGCGTAGACCTCGGGAGTCACGATGTTGCGCGTGAGGAGGTGCGCCTTCGAGTGGTAAGGCCGCCCTGCGATGATCTTGGCCGCCAGCTCCTCAGGAATACCCAGCATGAAACTGAGTTCGTTCTTGGCGGCGCCGTTGATGTCCACGGGCTTCAGTTTGCCCTTTGTCCTGGGGGCGATCGCCGGCGCCTTGGGCGCCCTGGCCGCCTTGCCCTTCGCGGCCGGCTGGTCTTCGGCGGCCAGCGGAGCGGCGGCCGTCAGCAGGAGCAACGCAGCAGCCAGGCAGGTCCTGAGGGTACGGATCGTCATGGGTGGTCTCCGTGGGGGTGCATGAAACCCCGACCCAGGAGAACACAAAAACGACCCGGGTACGGTCACATACCCGGGTCGTCTTCTATGGATGGGAAGGGTGGATTTTCACCACCCTTCCCTTTTTATTTCTTTACTTGTGAACAGCGGTGGGGCCGAACTGCGAACCCGCGCCGTGGCAGGCGCCACAGGCTTCACTGGTCATGTTCAGGGCACTGCGGTTCACCTTGATCTGGCCACCGTTCGTGACCATGTGGGCCTTGGCGGCGGCACTGTCATGGCAGGTGACGCAGGCGGCGGTGAACGGGGTGATCATCTTGTCCGTGGCGCTGACGGTGTCGATCGAGGTCTGGGCGTCCGCGGTGGTCAGGATGGCGCCGTTGTCCGCCAGTTCGCGGCTGGCCAGCAGCTTGCCGGAGGTGGGCATGTTGTAGCCGGTGGAGGTGTGGCAGCTCTGGCAGTTGCTCAGGATGCCGGGGAAGCCGACCCGGGCGCCGTCCACGATGGTGATGTTGCCACTGCGGTTGCGGGTGATCGCGATGGGGCTGGTGCGATCGGCGCCGGCGTGGATGCCGTGGATCATGTCCTTGAAGTTGTTGGTGGTCTGGGGGAACTTCAGGGCCACATTCGGGTTGGTCGGAACGGGGTTGGTGGTGAAGTCGATGCCCGTCCAGTTCTTCAGGCTGACCAGGTCCTTGGCGGAGAACTTGTTCGAGGGCACATAGTAGGCGTTGATCTGGGCATCGGAGGTGCCGCGGCCGCTGGTGGTGAGGCCGGGGACATGGCAGGTGACGCAGACCTGGACTTCATAGACGCGGTTGCCGCCGTGGCCTTCGAACCACTCGTGGCACTTGGCGCACTTGGCCGAATCGATGGCGGTGCGACGGACGGCATCACCCGTGACGGCCTTGACCACGGAGATGGCGTGGCGGGCAGCGGCGGGACTGACCTGGGTGAAGTAGCCCTGCAGCGAAACCGAGCGGAGCTTGGCGGTGGCGGGGAAGGCGTTCAGCACGGTCGCGGTGTAGTAGCCGCTGGCATCGACTGAGGCGGAAATCGTTCCGCTAGCCGCAGCTTTGCTATTGTCCCGAAGGGTGATCAGGGAAACCGACTGAGGCTGGCCGTTCTTGAGACCGAGGTTGTTGTAGTCGGCGGGATCGGTGATGCCGTCCTGATCCTGGGCGTAGGCGAACAGGAAGCTGGGAGCGCCGGTGAAACCAGTAAGGATGCTGCCACTGTTGGTGTTCAAAGGGCCGGCAGCGGCGGGCAGGAAGGTGGTGTCCTTGCCGTCGGCCTTGATCTTGAAGACGACCGTGGCGGTGGTGCCGGAGACGGCGGCGGACTTGATCTCGTAGGTGAAGTTCACCAGGCCGGCCGCAACGGTCGGGTTGTGGGGCGTCACATTGGCGGTCATGTGGTAGGTCTTGATCGCGGCCGAGTCATGGCAGATGGTGCAGGCCAGATCGTTGAGCTGCGGGACATTGGTGCCCGGCATGTGGTTCGCGCCCGTGGCGAAATCCACGGCGTCGTGGCAGGTGCCGCAGGCCAGCCGGCTGGGCTTCAGGTTCCAGTTCTGGGCCTGGGCCACGCCGTCATGGCACTTGGAGCACATGCGCTGACCACCGTCGAGCATCGAGTAGCCGAGGGTCTCGAACTTGACATTGGCGTAGTTGTAGCCGGTCTTGGTCAGTTCGGAGCCCATGTGGATCCGGTGGGCCATGGCCGTCAGATCGCCCACGGCGCCGCCGTTGATCTTGCGCTGCCCGGCGACGGCATCGTAGCCCGTGGCCGTGGTGGTGGCTTCGGCGTAGCCGAACTTGCGCTGGTCGGTGTGGCACACGGCGCAGTAGCGGACTTCCACGCGGCCGCCGCCATGGAAGGCGAGCTTGTCATGGCACTCATTGCAGTTGTTGATGGAGACGACATCGCGGATGTCCGTCGTGGCGGTGACGGGGGCGCCCGTGGCCGGCACGAAGTCGTAGATCACATTGATGGGGTTCGTCATGTTGACGGAAGGCGTGACAGTCACGCCGTTGGCCGTGTTGCTGCCGGTCCCGCGGGCGGCGCCCGAGAACTGGATGCTGAGGCGGTGCACGAGGTTGGGCGCGTAGGTCACATCACCCAGGTCGGCCTTGGCGGCAGGGGCGGTGTAGGTGGCCGCATCCAGGGCCGCCTGGACCTTGGTGATGTCGCGGTAGAAGGTGTACTTGTAGGTGCCGTCGCCGTTGTCCACCAGGGTGCCGGTGTTGTCGGTGGTGGGCCGGGTGGGGGCCGCGGCGGCAGTGGTGGTCGGGGTGCTGGTCACGATGTAGCTGACCCACTTGCTGGGAGCCTTGGTCGCGGCATCCTCGGGCACCAGCTTCGCCATGGCGAAGGCCAGGTTGGGATAGCTGGCGACAAGAGCCGTGGAGCTCTTGGAGGTGAAGCCACCGAGGCCCCGGATGCCGATGCCGGCGGCATCGGTCACCTGGAAGTTGACCACCGGGGCAGCGCCCATGGTGACGCTGGTGACCTTGACCGTGGCCTTGAGGTTGGCCCACTGATCCGTGGTCAGGCGATCCGCATCGACGATGGTGATGCCGTTGGTGCCATTGGTGCCATTGGTGCCATTGGTCCCGTTGGTGCCATTGGTCCCGTTCAGGCCGGCGTTGCCGTCTTTGCCATTGCAGCCGATCAGCACCAGCGCGATGGCGGCGGTGGCGATCAGGCCGCACAGCTGTTTGAGGGGTTTGTGTTGCATGTCTTTTCTCCCTTGGTGGAGGTGGAACTAAGAGTCATGAGACGCGTGGAGGGGTCCTGGGACTGAGCAACCGGATCACGCACCCCCTGTGGAACTGGGTGGGGCGGGCGCGGGATTCCCAAGGAAGCCAGCGCGAAGGAATGCATCTGTGGGTCCGGTGCGCCGGCAAGGCGCTGATGTTCAATCCACAGAAAGCTGATGCCTATGTCAAAAATCACCCAAAGGATAGCCATCCCTTTGATCACCTCAAAGGTGGATATGATCCTCATGCATATGCCTTCATGCTTAAAAAGATGCCAATACAAATTGGGTGTCTAGACCTTTTGTTATCTGCAAGATCACGCGGATGATGCCTTTCAGCCTCTCCCGCTTTATCCGACGGAGGAGGCTTGAAAAAAGAATCGGCGACCAGAGGTTCCCACTTGCGACAAAGTTGTGACCTTTGCCACTCGAGCCCGGCCCCATGCGAAAGGACCCGGAGCGGGTCGGCTCCGGGTCCTGGGTGCAGCGGCTTCTTCGGGGAGGTGGCGAGGTCGTTGGCGCGATCGTGGCGGCTCGGCGGGCCGCCGGGCTCCGCGGGTTTCCCTCAGCGCTTGGCGGCCGGGTTCCGTACGGCCACCCGGTCCCGGATGGCCAGGTAGACCCCCTCAGGCAGGGCCCCGTTGGTCACCAGGTGCGCCTTCGTCAGATAGGGGCGCCCGGCGATGATCTTGTCCGCATAGGCGTCTGTGATCCCCGGGACGGTCTTCAGCTGCTCCTTGGAGGCCGTATTGAGGTCGATGCGCTTGGCATCCGCCTCGGCTTTGGCCTTCTCCTTCGCCTTGATGCGCGCGGCCCGGGCCTTGGCCTTCGCCGCGGTGCTGCTGGATTTCTTCGGCGTCAGGCGCTGGTCCTGGGCAGGATCCTGCGCGGGGGCCACGGCAGCAGCGGTCATCACCAGGGTCAGCAGGGTGGTCTTGAGGGCTCGGTTCATCATGGCTCACTCCAGTCGGGGCTTGATTGTCAGGCGGTGGGCTGACAATCGTCAACGGCCGGCTCCCGCGCCGACGGTGGGCAGGCCGCCGTGGGATCCACGCGAAACGGCCCGGACGCAAAGCGTCCGGGCCGTTTCGTCAGGGCGGGGTGGTGCGCCCCGGAGCCGGCAAGCCGGACTCCGGGAAACAGCGACTAGAACTTCATGTGCACAGCCTTGATGTCCGCGGTCTTGCCGGTGCCGTGGCAGATCATGCACTGCTCGGTCCGGGTGGACAGCAGGCTGCGGTTCTCGTTGATGGTGCCGCCATTGCCCTTCATGTGGGCGATCGCCGCCGTGTTGTCATGGCAGGCGAAGCAGGCCGCGCTGATGGGTGAGAT from Geothrix sp. includes these protein-coding regions:
- the nifJ gene encoding pyruvate:ferredoxin (flavodoxin) oxidoreductase; this translates as MSQRVMKTLDGNEATASVAHRLSEVIAIYPITPSSNMGEWADEWSSQGKTNVWKTIPSVIEMQSEGGAAGAVHGALQAGSLTTTFTASQGLLLMIPNMYKIAGELTPFCMHVSARTLAAHALSIFGDHSDVMSCRMTGFAMLSSESVQQAHDFAAICHAATLRSRVPILHFFDGFRTSHEVAKIEILNDEDLRHMVPDELVAKFRKHALTPDHPVIRGTAQNPDTFFQAREACTPYYKAFPAIMQQEMDRFGALTGRNYRLYDYYGHPEAERVVVIMGSGCDVTHEYVEWAAKQGEKVGVLKVRLFRPFAIEEFVRALPASVKKIAVMDRCKEPGCPGDPMHMDVISALREGREEGHTTLDPIVVGGRYGLSSKEFTPAMVKAIYDNLAKDKPKNHFTIGIMDDISHSSLTYDASFDVEPADVTRALFYGLGADGTVGANKNSIKIIAEETDNYGQGYFVYDSKKSGAITISHLRFGPRPIKSAYLVTKANFIACHQTSFLEKYEMLETAVKGATFLLNTPHNSETVWDTLPKEVQEAIVEKQLKFYVIDAYEVAKNTGMGVRINTIMQTCFFAISGVLPREEAIAQIKKAIKKTYGKKGDAIVQKNFVAVDETLAHLHEVKVPATVSSTRVRPPAVAAEAPDFVQRVTAVMMEGKGDLLPVSAFPIDGTWPMATTKWEKRNIALEIPEWDAALCIQCNKCAMVCPHAAIRAKVYDPAALAGAPETFKGVDYKGPEFKGQKYTIQVAPEDCTGCTLCVEVCPAKDKSNPKHKAIDMVAQAPLREAEAANFSFFLDLPEADRTKVKLDVKGTQFLEPLFEFSGACSGCGETPYIKLLTQLFGDRTLIANATGCSSIYGGNLPTTPYAVNKDGRGPAWANSLFEDNAEFGLGMRLSVDKHQEFALELMHRLVAKLGDELITGIATADQSTEAGIKAQRERVEILKQKLTGLNEPEAKMLYDLADYLVNKSVWIVGGDGWAYDIGYGGLDHVLASGRNVNVLVLDTEVYSNTGGQASKSTPMGAGAKFAMAGKSMPKKDLSMIAMSYGGIYVAKVAFGFRDAQTVKAFQEAESYNGPSLILAYSHCIAHGYDLAHGCDQQKLAVDSGHWPLFRFDPRRLEKGEAPLQMDSGAPKVPMLQYVRNETRYRMIEQQNPEHFQKLMAQAQLDTTNRYSVYEQLAKLSVTAKES
- a CDS encoding dihydroorotate dehydrogenase-like protein, whose translation is MNLSTTYLGLKLAHPLMAGASPLVDDMGMVKRLEDAGASAIVMHSLFEEQITREEQGMIMDMELSSNSSAEAISFFPQPDEFRLGPEKYLEQLRRIKQAVAVPVIASLNGTTPAGWLHYGQLMEQAGADALELNVYYLATDPTETAAAVEKRTLDAVRAVKAQVKIPVAVKLSPFFSSLAHFAGELETAGADGLVLFNRFFQPDINVEELTAEPSLQLSGPEDLLLRLRWLAVLHHHMKGSLAVSGGVHDGIGALKAVMAGADAVQMVSALLIHGPERLAQSRATLAEWLEEHEYESLAQARGSMSLQKCPNAQAFTRANYMRILNGWRA
- a CDS encoding Rrf2 family transcriptional regulator translates to MLPLSQSSGYAVLAMSCLEDPGGKPTLVVDVAARTGFPRPYLSKMIHKLAKVGLVMAKRGNKGGVVLALPAKEITLDLIAEAVDGSEWRNKCLLGFSECTDERACPAHTFWKSERDHIHRCLKDISLEEIRTFEQQSRTWRLADALPEKKLKPKPKKATKPAGAKPAAAARKPAAPKKAAPKKA
- a CDS encoding Rrf2 family transcriptional regulator codes for the protein MLPLSQTTGYALRAMRCLQEPGGQPVLVESVADYTGIPRSYLSKLVHKLAKKGLVTARRGHHGGVVLAKPATEITLEDLSEAIDGVTWRNRCLVGLAGCSDETPCVLHEFWGETLDMILARLRGVTLADMARHQDPGVERFRADHGLN
- the ccsA gene encoding cytochrome c biogenesis protein CcsA gives rise to the protein MKKLFAFLASLKLAVILLILLLVGLSVGTIVETRTGAETAGRLVYYAWWFLGLQGLFALNLALSIADLFPWTKKRIGFVVVHASLLLIFAGSAVTYFFKIEGNLSLWEGESASVIEQHIHANGQHQESETVVRHQLPFTVKLDDFVLDTYPGTMRPAGFSSQVQITDHETGKTFPAKIWMNNELHHRGYALFQSSYQQMAGREATVLAVSKDPGQSIVFTGFITLILGMIIVLATRASQSRNGALAKPTAPGAGRTALLALALLGGALSAQAAPATESLRRLPVQHDGRVMPFDTLAREMVWTVTGASSWKGEDPVATVSVWLFNPNVGAESPMVLVGSDALAKALDFPASTTHASFVQFVRNPKLVGLLQAAHQAEAERRPLQGLLQDAQKLEQRLLAMQSIGLNQAVRPLPVSVDPKARWRAIPEPTPEGMERLMQGPRQEGWPSVEAIDREIFYNRLNPVRLSWIILLASLAASIVAWKRQNPMLDRVAFGLLIGGFAMMTWGILLRWNVGGRIPAANMYESMLFLAWGVGLFAVIAYALLRNRLVVLNAAVMAALTMALTDLLPIDRFIHPIAPVLAGTPWLAIHVPIIMVGYAILALGLAVAHMQIGVTAFAPRRTELADRMYDLLYWYMFVGSIFLIAGIITGSMWAASSWGRYWGWDPKEVWSLVAFLAYMAILHAKIDRMLGKFGVAVVSILAFQTIVMTYLGVNFVLATGMHSYGMGDSPVVMWMVLVALAEAAFLAWGIWSFRKNRALTGGGA
- a CDS encoding helix-hairpin-helix domain-containing protein, whose protein sequence is MTIRTLRTCLAAALLLLTAAAPLAAEDQPAAKGKAARAPKAPAIAPRTKGKLKPVDINGAAKNELSFMLGIPEELAAKIIAGRPYHSKAHLLTRNIVTPEVYARIKDKVVAKQSGAIR